The Elgaria multicarinata webbii isolate HBS135686 ecotype San Diego chromosome 1, rElgMul1.1.pri, whole genome shotgun sequence genome has a window encoding:
- the LRRC8B gene encoding volume-regulated anion channel subunit LRRC8B, which translates to MITLTELRCLADAQSSYHILKPWWDVFCYYLTMIMLLVAVLAGALQLTQTRLLCCLPCKLEFDNRCAVPWDLVKNNINVSFSSATPTIRPLRIQNNLHRQQYSYIDAVCYERELHWFAKFFPYLVLLHTFIFAACSNFWLYYPSTSSRLEHFVAILHKCFDSPWTTRALSETVAEQSVRTLPLFKSKTFLSSPSNLTEMESKQQSVSYSQTGLETAGRESSSNVLDRKEGEQAKSIFEKVKRFRVHVEQKDVIYRVYLKQIVFKVIVFILIMIYFPYYLTFITLEIDCIADIQVFTGYKRYQCVYSLAEIFKVLASFYVVLVSLYGLTCTYSLLWMLRSSLKQYSFEKLREQSNYSDIPDVKNDFAFILHLADQYDPLYSKRFSIFLSEVSENKLKQISLNNEWSLERLKSKLVRNAQDKMELHLFMLSGLPDDVFELTEIEVLTLELIPEVKLPSSVNQLPSLKELNIYYSSLTVEFPALHFLEENLKILRLKSADLGKIPRWVFCLRNLQELYLNGCYVQEPINGLYNEGFQDLVNLKTIHLKNSLSRIPQVVTDQLPSLQKLSIDNEGKKLLVLTNLKKLLNLRNLELISCDLERIPHSIFSLNYLREIDLKENNLRTVEEIISFQHLENLSCLKLWHNNISYIPVQIGTLANLEQLYLNHNNIKKVPPQLFLCRQLHYLDLSYNKLTAVPDEIQYLTNLQYLALTKNHIETLPDELFQCKKLQHLLLGYNSLMCLSPQVGELSNLVQLELKGNYLESLPAELEECSSLKRSCLIVEEHLLKTLPLRVTEHIQLCLDKV; encoded by the exons ATGATTACATTAACTGAACTAAGATGTTTAGCCGATGCCCAGTCATCATATCACATCTTGAAACCATGGTGGGATGTCTTCTGCTATTACCTCACCATGATAATGCTGCTTGTCGCTGTTCTTGCTGGGGCTCTCCAGCTCACTCAAACTAGATTGTTATGTTGTCTTCCTTGCAAGCTTGAATTTGATAATCGTTGCGCAGTGCCTTGGGATCtggttaaaaacaacattaaTGTATCCTTCAGCTCTGCAACACCAACAATTCGCCCTCTTAGAATCCAGAATAATCTTCATCGACAGCAGTATTCTTACATTGATGCTGTATGTTATGAGAGAGAGCTTCACTGGTTTGCCAAGTTTTTTCCATACTTGGTGCTTCTCCATACTTTCATTTTTGCAGCTTGCAGTAATTTTTGGCTCTACTACCCCAGCACAAGTTCGAGGCTGGAGCATTTTGTAGCTATACTTCACAAATGTTTTGATTCTCCCTGGACAACACGTGCTCTGTCAGAGACGGTTGCTGAACAGTCTGTGAGGACTCTGCCACTCTTCAAATCAAAAACATTTCTTTCCTCTCCAAGCAACTTAACAGAAATGGAGAGCAAACAGCAATCTGTGTCCTACTCACAGACTGGACTAGAAACGGCAGGAAGAGAGAGCTCTTCAAATGTTCTTGACAGAAAAGAAGGGGAACAAGCAAAATCAATATTTGAAAAAGTAAAAAGATTCAGGGTGCATGTTGAACAGAAGGACGTCATTTATAGAGTGTACCTAAAACAGATAGTGTTCAAGGTCATTGTATTTATATTAATAATGATTTATTTTCCCTATTATTTAACCTTTATTACACTAGAAATTGATTGTATAGCTGATATTCAAGTCTTTACTGGCTACAAGAGATACCAGTGTGTCTATTCATTGGCAGAAATTTTTAAAGTGCTAGCTTCATTTTATGTTGTCCTGGTGAGCTTGTATGGCCTGACATGCACTTACAGTTTGCTATGGATGCTGAGAAGTTCACTCAAACAATATTCTTTTGAGAAGCTGAGGGAGCAAAGTAATTACAGTGATATCCCTGATGTAAAAAATGACTTTGCCTTTATTCTTCACCTAGCAGACCAGTATGATCCTCTGTATTCAAAGCGGTTCTCAATATTCCTTTCTGAAGTGAGTGAAAATAAGTTGAAGCAGATCAGTCTAAATAACGAATGGTCTTTAGAGAGATTGAAAAGCAAGCTGGTACGAAATGCCCAAGACAAGATGGAACTTCATCTTTTTATGCTCAGTGGTCTTCCAGATGATGTCTTTGAACTCACAGAGATAGAAGTTCTAACTCTAGAACTTATTCCTGAGGTTAAGCTTCCTTCGTCTGTAAACCAACTACCCAGTCTCAAGGAGCTGAACATTTATTATTCATCATTAACTGTAGAATTCCCAGCACTGCACTTCCTGGAAGAGAATCTAAAAATCCTGCGTCTTAAATCAGCTGACCTGGGAAAGATTCCACGTTGGGTCTTCTGTCTAAGGAATTTGCAGGAATTGTATCTGAATGGATGCTATGTGCAAGAACCCATAAATGGCCTATACAATGAGGGCTTTCAGGATCTTGTGaatctgaaaacaattcactTAAAGAATAGCCTTTCCCGCATACCTCAGGTGGTTACAGACCAGTTGCCTTCACTACAAAAGTTATCTATTGACAATGAGGGGAAAAAACTGCTAGTGTTGACCAACTTGAAGAAACTGCTAAACCTGAGAAATTTGGAATTGATCAGCTGTGACTTGGAGCGAATTCCACATTCTATCTTCAGCCTGAACTATTTGCGTGAAATAGACTTGAAAGAAAATAATCTTCGGACAGTAGAAGAAATCATTAGTTTTCAACACCTTGAGAACCTCTCTTGCCTGAAATTGTGGCACAACAACATCTCATACATCCCCGTGCAGATTGGAACCTTAGCAAACCTGGAGCAGCTCTACTTAAAtcacaacaacattaaaaaagtCCCACCACAGCTCTTTCTTTGCAGACAGCTACATTATTTGGACCTTAGTTATAACAAGCTAACCGCTGTTCCTGATGAGATCCAGTATTTAACAAATCTGCAGTACCTTGCGTTGACAAAGAACCAT atTGAGACTCTTCCAGATGAATTATTTCAGTGCAAAAAGCTGCAGCATCTCCTTCTGGGATATAACAGCCTGATGTGTTTGTCCCCTCAAGTTGGTGAACTCTCAAATCTTGTTCAGCTGGAGCTAAAAGGAAACTACCTTGAGTCACTTCCTGCTGAGCTAGAGGAATGTAGCTCTCTGAAACGGAGTTGTCTAATTGTAGAAGAACATTTGTTAAAAACGCTCCCCCTTCGAGTGACAGAGCACATACAACTGTGCTTAGACAAAGTCTGA